In Pirellulales bacterium, the genomic window GGGCTAGTGAAATCCGCAAGCGGCGCCGGCGGACTCCCTTTCGCCACCAGTATGTTGGCAGAGCCTGGATTAACGACGTACAGGTTGCCGCTCGAATCGAAGGCGACATCACCGGGCTGATCGAGCGAGGCGCTCGTGATCGCGCCCTGCGAGTTGCCCAGAGAGTCGTAGATGTGGACATTCGAGAGTGTCACATCGGCGACGTACAAAGACCCGCCCGGGCCGAAGCGCATGCCCTGGGGATTTTGCACATCATGGCCATCGTTCTGGCCGTTGAAGGTGACGAAGGGTCCGGCACCGATCTGGGCTCCGGTTGTGGGGTCGTAGCGAAAGATTTGCGCCGGGTCCGTGTTGCCCGCATAAAGATCGCCGTCCGGCCCCATGGCCAGGCCGGTTGCACCGAGCAACGAGATGTCGGTAAACGACGGCAAGGGCGCGCCGGTCACAGCGTCGAACCCGTGAATGACGTCGCCGTCGGTGACGTACAGCGCCTGTGGCGCCGCGTAGCAACTCGAAAATGGGGCCAAGATGCCGCCGCACACGATCCCCGCTTGTAGCAATCGCACGAACCAGCGGTTATGGACATGGTGTTCGATCAAAGTCGTGTCTCCCTGCTCGCGCACGACAGTTCC contains:
- a CDS encoding NHL repeat-containing protein — encoded protein: MNSCERSTQGTVVREQGDTTLIEHHVHNRWFVRLLQAGIVCGGILAPFSSCYAAPQALYVTDGDVIHGFDAVTGAPLPSFTDISLLGATGLAMGPDGDLYAGNTDPAQIFRYDPTTGAQIGAGPFVTFNGQNDGHDVQNPQGMRFGPGGSLYVADVTLSNVHIYDSLGNSQGAITSASLDQPGDVAFDSSGNLYVVNPGSANILVAKGSPPAPLADFTSPTAGGLINPTSLSFGPDGDLYVLDIGGGAPKVVRFTPSGTPDGTVLSFAGNNPFNPAYLAFGPDGNLYLSGQDLNTAAGEVLKFGTDGAPLGTFIGTGLTAPTFLVFSVPEPRSVVLLGWGALGLGLYAMSRRRLRTNRPRRTPGRIALPANRSLLERRRLRLPLRTRESRGMGA